The following proteins are encoded in a genomic region of Hyla sarda isolate aHylSar1 chromosome 3, aHylSar1.hap1, whole genome shotgun sequence:
- the LOC130360907 gene encoding olfactory receptor 2A5-like, whose product MDLPINRTLATEVILLGFPQDFIINVALFLFFSVVYLVTIVGNGFMVCVIVLSRHLHTPMYFFLGNLSFIDIIYSSRTLPKLLTDLLSSSRTISLTACGFQAYAAVFLGSTECLLLALMAYDRYVAICRPLNYVIVMRWSICYRLTAIVWASAFTLTVVLALLLPVKLCNPNQINHFACEVLPAIKLSCDSTDKIEIVLSSVSFITIFFPFAFILLSYIVILSSVLKIHSAARSKAFSTCSSHITVVALFYGTLLVIFAVPPKYTSAQEKYTSIFTSILIPMINPLTYSLKNKDVNKIFVMKSGKIPRFHSHG is encoded by the coding sequence ATGGATCTCCCCATTAACAGGACACTTGCCACTGAGGTCATTCTCCTTGGATTTCCCCAAGATTTTATCATAAACGTTGCCCTTTTCCTCTTCTTCTCTGTCGTCTATCTGGTAACCATCGTCGGCAATGGCTTCATGGTGTGCGTTATCGTCCTCAGCCGTCACCTTCACACCCCCATGTACTTTTTCCTCGGCAATTTATCTTTCATAGATATTATTTATTCTTCAAGAACGCTTCCCAAGCTGTTGACGGACCTCCTGTCTTCCAGTAGAACAATTTCGCTGACCGCTTGTGGCTTTCAAGCCTATGCTGCTGTTTTCCTGGGTTCTACAGAATGTCTACTTCTTGCTCTTATGGCGTATGACCGATATGTCGCCATTTGTAGACCCCTCAACTATGTCATCGTCATGAGATGGAGCATCTGCTATCGACTCACCGCCATTGTGTGGGCATCAGCTTTTACGCTCACTGTGGTTCTAGCTCTTCTTCTGCCGGTGAAGCTCTGTAACCCGAACCAGATCAACCATTTTGCCTGCGAGGTTCTTCCGGCAATAAAGTTGTCCTGTGACAGTACTGACAAGATCGAGATTGTGCTTTCATCTGTTTCTTTCATTACAATCTTCTTTCCCTTTGCATTTATCTTACTATCGTATATTGTCATCTTATCATCTGTATTAAAGATTCACTCCGCCGCGCGCTCTAAGGCCTTCTCCACATGTAGCTCTCACATCACCGTGGTGGCCTTGTTCTATGGGACGCTACTGGTTATCTTCGCTGTTCCACCTAAGTACACATCAGCCCAAGAAAAATATACTTCCATTTTCACTTCAATACTGATCCCAATGATAAATCCTCTTACATATAGTCTTAAAAACAAAGATGTCAACAAAATTTTCGTAATGAAAAGTGGGAAAATTCCAAGATTCCATTCACATGGCTAG